ACAcaacttgttttttgttgaaCCCTTCAGCTGCCTCGAGCGTCTGCGTTTAATAAATACAAGTTCTGCAGCCGCTGTAGCCCTTTGACagctttgtgtgttttggttGGTTTTACTTCCCGTCTTTGGGTTTTCCTGCTTTGCTCTCATTGGCTGAACCTGCTCCTTGTGTTTTTATAGTCCTGTGTCTTAGTTACCTGTCTGTGTTGTCACCTGTTCCATGATGgttccagtttaggtttgtgAAGGTTTTGTAGTTTTTCTGTTGGTCCACAGTCTCATCCCTGACTCTTTATCAGGAGAGAATTTcagaattttctgtttttcttcccaAATCTCAGTGTTTATTCATGATTCCCTCCTCTCTCCACCTTTTCCCATCACTTTGGATCTTTGTGACATAAATGTGTTGGCCTAAAATGTCatgtttctgctgaagtctccTTATCTGGGCTCTTTTGTTTATCATTCATTAAACTGATACGTTGGTTCCAGCAGGTAGATGAAGGCATTTCCCAGGAAACTTAATGGCAGTGATAACAGTGATAACGATGCTTCAGTGGAATGATAACAGTCACCGTGGATGGCCTTGATTTTATGAGCTGCACGTGTCTGAAAGTTTGTTCCTCTCCAGTCTGAAAACTTTGTATGTTCAGAGCTGGGACCACAAACATCAAACAATCACATATAATATATGAAATATACTTTTTTGTCCCCTTGTAGACCCGTGCTTTCAGGGAAGCTGCCTTTGCAACGAGTCAGTGACATCAAAGtcaaatggaaataaataaataagtaaataaataaataaagaggtaAAGAGCAGAAGCACAGGCCGGTGAACTTAGTAGcaacaaacaccacaaaacTTTGACCTTCCATACAgaactttaaaaatgtcatatttatttaaaaggtgGATTGATGTGGGaacaaataaacttttaaatgaATTCAGCTGCATTTTGGGACGAGAAGGTAAGAACTCGTACTCAGGGTCTCATGAAGGGGCTTAACCGGAGACTGAACAGACTCAAGAGCAAATCCCAAACAAGGACCACACTGAATGGTTATGCTGATTTATTGGAACAAGTAAAATGACTGTTACAATAATCCAaacaagaagaaataaaagcatctgACAGCTGCAGTGATCACCTGCAGCGTGCACACTCATCCACCCACACAGACTTTAAAGAACTCTGTTAACTTGTTGGCACATCTGAGCTGTTTGCAGCCCTGATGATCTTTGTTCTGACTGTTTATGAGTATACTGTGTGCCTGTTATTGATGGTTGCCAGTAAGGCAGCAGGAAACATACAGATAAACACTTTGATTGCCATGTTTAGGTTATTCACGTGTCAATAAATCATTAATCCTTTGCTATAAAACAGCTCAGACATCAGATCTCCTTCATATCATTTTATTAGAACAATGACGATGAAGGTAAGTTTAGAAAGTTTAACTTTGTTCATCAACAGATTTCAGACATTTCTCTGAAAGAATCTGAGCTGATAGTTTTTTAcaggctttttttctgtttttcttaataaatccagtaaatgtttaaatgttgatATTCACAAACTAACTTATTGCCTGTGCTGCACACAACTACTGTGCTGAGACTCAGAGCTGCACTGTGATGGTTTCATGAAATCAGAGAACGTTGGCTCTGAGGTTGAGTTTGCACTGCTGCTGAGTGACAGTCAGAAATGCAGCAGCTCTACATGATGCTGAAATAAAATGAGAAtgtctgttccagctgctgtcagtcctcctcctcctcctggtcTCTCTGCTGAGCAGCTGTGCTCCTCTCGTGCTCCCGCTGGACTGCAGCGATGTCTACAACCAAGACAGCAGCCGACCCAGCGGCGTGTACACCATCTGTCCCATCGGAGCCACGTCTGCTGTCCAGGTAAACTGGAGCTCACTGGAACTGACCTGCTgcacctcctgagctacagccacaccACAAATTCACCAGTTTGTCAAAATATGGGAATTTTCATAATTAAACTACATTTTAATGAGACAATAGAGTAAAATATgcttgttttagttttaaatgtACGTGAAATCTTGTTTTTTATATGAAACAAAACGCATTCACATGTGCCTAATAATATGGCCAAATACTCATAATCAGGACGAGGTTTGTTTTACAGCCAGAACTCTTAAAATAAGAACGACACACTTACTTCCTGTCCTGGAACAACGCAACAGAAAATGTaaggaaaccaaaacaacagTTTTCTCTTCAAATGGCTACAAAACAGGAATAAAATGAAGAACATCCAACAATTAAAGCTGACATGAAGAAAGGCTAATTTACTCTGTGGAGTCCCAAAGAATGACGCAGATTTAACTCTGTCAGTGAAACTGGATTTAATAAATAAGAGCTTAACTGTAACTTTAAAGTCAAGGTTAGCCTAAATGTAGAGTCACACTAAAGCAGCTGAAGATGTTTGGACACACGGACGCAGAGTACGTTCAGCCCAGGTACGTTCAGCTTCACCCACATGCACAGTTTTCTTCTCCTGGTAACACGAGACGTCCAAACTGTCCAATCAGGTTCAACACACATGTGACTGTTACActgttattataattattataacaTAATAGTTTCTGAATAGTTGCTCATTAAGGTCGAGCACTAATAACTGTTAATTGTCTCCTGCCTGTCAGCACATAACtcactaaataaataaagcctgcaggtTGGACGCTTATTGATGGCACAGTGGGTGGATTTGGAGTGTCCCTTTCACAGACGTTCAACAgtcaaacctaaaatgtgaAACCTGCAGAATGATTCCTTTCACTTCTTactcatatttttatatatacaaaaactgagcaatatgaaaatatttcagTGTGACAAACTTTCTTTCCTAATAAAAACAGTTACAAGTAAAATCATATAAAATGACACTAATCTGTTTTAATGTTGAAGATTGTTATTTTAGGCATTTAACAGTTTTTGTTCACAATCATTAAATGTTTGGATATCCTAAGAATAATATAGATTATGCATTtatacttttactgtttttaaccagaaaatacacagaaaatatcCCATCTGGTTAATTTGACAGTATATTGTGTACTCGCATGATTACACAACATATGGTTTAATTACTGAACACATTCATTTACTTCTTTTACTGTCATTTTAAACCGAATGCATCAAATGTTGGATTtgttttacaacacaaaattaaaatgtaacagttttatcttctaaacaaacaacaaatatttgTGACATTATTTTCAACTGttccaaagaaagaaaatcatgtTTACTCACAGGTACAGttaatgctttttattttttatttttgtaatgttgttgatattgaacatatttaaaataatattttaatattctgTGAAATGtatatgaaatattcagttaaattaaaaatagttttacagtttaatgatactaatttatttataatgtcCAATTCATAAGGTCTGAGCTGAGCACTCAGTAGGAGGTTAAACTGGGACCAGTTACAACCAGTTCCTGCTGATACTTCTAATCAAACTGATATCAGTATTACACACTGAGATCTTtaattaatgtgtgtgtgtgtgtgtgtgcaggtgtacTGTGACATGGACTCACTAAATGGACGCTGGACGGTGAGTATTTGAACTCCagcttattttcattttgtgtgtaaaattcagttttatttatacaccaaatcacaacaacagtcacttcaatgtgctttgtattgtaaggtagaccctacaataatacatacagagaaaaacccaacaatcatatgacccctatgagcagcactttggcgacagtgggaaggaaaaactccctttaacaggaatgacttgaaatgaaatgaaaatgactcaaggttcctcacagtgttactggaggccaaggtaatgccatccagagtaagaatctgcttagataccatatttctaagattttcagggccgagtacaataacctcagtttgatctgaattaagaagcagaaagttagcggccatccaggtctttatgtctttaagacattcctgcagtttaactaattggtgtgtgttacctggcttcatggatagatagagctgcgtgtcatctgcatagcagtgaaaatgtatgctatgtcttctaatgatgctgcctaaggcaGGGTCGGCAACCTTTAACActcaaagagccacttggacccagTTTCCACAAAAGAGAGAGCACCGTGAGCCACAAATCCTTGTTGACATGTAAAATGATGATAACACTGCATATACTAGGCTAGTGTGTTGCTTGTGACCTTCACTGAGTTGAAGGTCTCTTTCAAACGAAATAAAAGCAAAGTTAAAATATACATGCAGCAAACCACTGTTTTGATGGACACGTGcagtctctcctaacaagaccaggtttcctccagaaagtttcctaattatctatgaagcccacatcttTGGTGATCACAGTGGTCGTACACAGGAAGGCAGATGATTACGGTAGCAGGTGAATGAGGTGGAAACCCTACTAGGACAAGCTGAGGCGACAGAGGTGAACAGCAGTCTCACAGAGTGTGTCCTCCTGAGGAACGAGGAGGTCAGGTGGTGCCGGAACAGGATGGGCGGTGACCAGCATCAGCTCTGGATTTTGAGTCTGATGGTGGAGCAGCAAAGGTGTAGATAGCTCTCAGAGGAGGCTGGAGAATGGGGTCAACCAGCTCAGTAACAGGAACAGCACTGACCCTGGTGTTGATCAGAACAAGCTCATGATGACCTGATGGTGGAGAACATGAGGTGGTCGTGTGTGGAGAAAGGATACAGTGCTGTAGAAACAGTTAAAGTGTGTAAAAGACTGTAAATGTACTGTTTCCTGTCATGTGAGAGAAAACCAGTGTTTCTCTGTAATAAGTAGAGAGGAGCAGCGGTGTGGGGAAAACCTGCAAACAGGAGTCTGGCTGCACTGCTGCAGGCTTCCAGGTACTCACTGTTGGAGGCTTCAAGGAATCAGCCCAGCTGTCTGCACGATGTCCAAACTAAAGTCGCAGGGCGTTGGTGGTACCTGTCTGTGGTTCTGACTAGTCTTGAATGCCGTGTATGTCCAGCTGGTTATCCACCTTCTCGTCCCCAGGTGTTCCAGAGGAGGACGGACGGCTCGGTGAACTTCTACAGACCCTGGAGTCAATACAAGATGGGCTTCGGTAACCCTGCCAGAGAGTACTGGCTCGGTGAGCAAAGTGCAAAGCTGAAACTCTGATGTGAGTTTGTGGACACATGTGGAACCAGAGAAGCTTCACATATCAGAGACTTGTGCATGTTTCTGGTTGTTTTTAGGCCTCGAGAGGCTCTTCCACCTCACTCTGAGGAAAAGGTACGAGCTGCTGGTCGACATGGAGGACTTCAGTGGAAACAAGGCGTTTGCTCGTTACTCCTCGTTCTCCATCGATCCAGAGTCCTACGGATACAGACTGCACGTGTCTGGATTCATTAACGGAGGGGCAGGTGGGGAAATATTCTGCTCTGACTCTGAGAGATGAATAAGTGTCAGGTCTTAAATCTGGTTCCCTGTTTAAACTTAGTTTGAAACCTCCAACAAGTTTAGTTCCAGAGACGTTCCAGCTGTTCCATTTACTGATGATGTCATTACAGCATCATGTGATCTTCATGCTGTTCAAACAGGAGTCGCTCACCGAGGGCTCTGCTGActgtttccatggaaacagaTAAAAAGGTTGGAGCTGTATCCCACCACAGATCAGGTGGTGTGGAGGATTCAGCAGGTAGCTGAACCTGCTGCTTCTTTGAGTCCAGTCTGTGTCGTGGTCCACTGAGAAAACTCCCAGTACACCTGCTGACCAGTCTGACTGGGATTAGCGGTAATGTTGGGATTATTCAACTGTGTTTCTGCAGGAGACAGTCTGAGTGCTCACAACGGACAGAAGTTCTCCACATTTGACAAAGACCAGGACAGCTCAGACGCAAACTGTGCCAAAAGTTTCCAGGGTGCGTTCTGGTACAACAACTGTCATGAAGCAAACCCTAACGGGGTTTATCGTTGGGGGGCTGATGGTACTATCTTTGCTGTTGGCGTGGAGTGGTACCACTGGAAGGGTCATGACTACTCCCTGAAGACCATCAGCATGAAGATCCGTCCTGTGCAGTAAATCTGcagaacaaacacagagacatttaataaatattagtgctgtttaaaaaaaattaactaattaatagcacaattttctgtaattaattgTGTTTAATTGCAATTACTGATCAATAGCCTGGCTGCAATTAAgttttttcaactttatatttaagcttgtaactgacattgcaatataatgaagtaaatgcagaataaacacaaagaatgttaaatgcttaaattcaaatagaatttgaatagttttctttagTCTTTTAACACAGGTTCTCTCCtgtgaaatacaactttttaaaaaaccttaTATACTAATAGGTAAATATAcgctaatatataatatatattagtgctgtcaaacagggttactgtggattaattttgattaatcacaattaaatatcattcatttttattctatattaattgcatttcattttgcgtgagcaaacagactcgagaaaaacatgtttattgaccatcttgaacattcatgttaacaaaaaactctgtaaacatttatCCACTCCCTCTGTCACTCTTGGGGAGGCTTCAAGTCCTTGACACGAGGAACCAAAGTTATGTAAAGCGCGTGTTCTTAACGATATTAACaggtctgcagtttgttgccATCCACTTGGCAATTGTGTCAGTCAGTATGTCCGAGGTCGACTTACTGAGTTCCCGATGCTCCGTGAGTGGGTGACGCGTTAGCCAAAGTGCTAGCAGCATCCCAGAGTAACGTATGCTTCACgtcaatgtgatattttaagctgGACGTGCTTTGATGAAAACAAAATTCCATCTTGCACAATGTGCATAATACTTTCTGTCGGTCGACTGTTCCaacttatatttttttaatagagattgacagaccacgtgactttcgcgcattgcattgtGGGTATGAatggcaacaaaatcaaaacactgcatcaagcgctagcatttccagcaccggtaatcattaattctgcggttttaatccctatttgcattttatttgccccaaaaacagttatgtacaaaacgacggagaacacggcaggtccgtacaaagacagacttgatgaaaaggcaaaaaaaaaaaaggacgaggaaaaaaaccaaggagtgaaagggtcagacccatacgagcatacagagtggagtaaggacgtcagcgtgctgcccaactttcatcacgcacatatttattattatatggtcctaagtgtgagtgcatacactcacaagatgtttattaacttcagatccctgcaacaagcccaggtccagtttactttggtgatttggactattccatttcacagctgttgttacattttttttcctttatctcctGTACAGGCAAACGCATCTATTTGTCATTTCAGGTTAGattttcagatctaatagaaataaaatgagtgtttcgtaattcattcagtttattttctttatttataactggcattattgtttcattctattatagaatcttacaagaaagagGCAACATTGTAAAAATCCATCatgctttattagctgcttcggtgaaaaacaaatcaacaatgcaaaaaaaaaaaaaaacattgcaaaacaacatactggaaaacagttattcatcacttgattgcttcaatacaacccttgggcacatatatgcgggacgtttcgtggctgttttgatatcgctctctctcttaaccgatcaaatctggctgtggtagcagctttaaactcaGTATGACCCAGGCTGATAGAGGTGCCCAGTCTGCatcgcattccagcattttgtaggctggttttcctacaaaacacaacaaacattaacccgcaaagccacagtgaacaaagcagcatagcgcaacgaattcaattcaaatcaatataagacttatttgtaacgtacatcaacaattatgttatgataaattacataataactacaacagaagacgtacctttgtggaaatgcttggagcagactaacatgtgagctggagtgttctgggacgttatatttggtcttcgaatggctgcaatccaggccatccgtcggctctttgttacttcggaaacatggcttaaacaatttctcttccacgacg
The Oreochromis aureus strain Israel breed Guangdong linkage group 8, ZZ_aureus, whole genome shotgun sequence DNA segment above includes these coding regions:
- the LOC116324399 gene encoding microfibril-associated glycoprotein 4-like isoform X1 gives rise to the protein MCVCVCVQVYCDMDSLNGRWTVFQRRTDGSVNFYRPWSQYKMGFGNPAREYWLGLERLFHLTLRKRYELLVDMEDFSGNKAFARYSSFSIDPESYGYRLHVSGFINGGAGDSLSAHNGQKFSTFDKDQDSSDANCAKSFQGAFWYNNCHEANPNGVYRWGADGTIFAVGVEWYHWKGHDYSLKTISMKIRPVQ
- the LOC116324399 gene encoding microfibril-associated glycoprotein 4-like isoform X2 produces the protein MDSLNGRWTVFQRRTDGSVNFYRPWSQYKMGFGNPAREYWLGLERLFHLTLRKRYELLVDMEDFSGNKAFARYSSFSIDPESYGYRLHVSGFINGGAGDSLSAHNGQKFSTFDKDQDSSDANCAKSFQGAFWYNNCHEANPNGVYRWGADGTIFAVGVEWYHWKGHDYSLKTISMKIRPVQ